The genomic interval CTGGAGACAGCAGGGCAAAACTTGGAAAAGACTAAAGATTTCAAAGATGAGGGAGGGAACGCTTTGAGTGTAACACCCAGTGTTTTTCAGACCCAAATGACTGGAAggtaaatgaaaattatataacatCCTGGGGTTAAAGTTATCTGCCTACAGCCCAACTCCCTGGTGGCTGCCACACCTAGATTCTGACTATACTTACCTATTTTGAGCAGCATAGATACTGGCCAACTTCAGAGAGATTTCAATTATCGCATTGTCTTCCtgttgggagaaagaaaaatgaagaaaattcacaAGTTAAATTTCCTCATGGATTATTTCTGATCAACGTCTAGACTGCCTTTGGCCTGAAAACCATAGCTTTTATCCTTTTGGAGGAATTAGGCAACAGAATTCCTCAGCAACCATGTTTCTGCATGAGTGAAAGACTGGTAGTTTCTATACAggtccaagggggaaaaaaataatccaccttttttttttcaccaaagcaCATGTTGGTGGCTGGGTAGAGTTTCCAGGAAGCAAAACTATTTTGAAATCTGCTTCAGCTGGGGCCCAATCCCAGGCAATGTTCTTACCTGTTGCATGCCCCCTCCAAGCAGGTAACTCATGgttgctttaaaaagtttttccgCCTAAAAGCATaaggaaaagatttttcttttacttgggCCCCACTATCTATATGACACTGGATTCTAAGTACTAGTCTGATGTGTCACCCCTTgtaaaacacaacacacacacacacacacacacacacacacagaaaaatatccTTGTGATGGGAAAACAGACAAGAATACCAAGACCCCACATCCTCTGGGCACCTTAAAAACTATTCTGTGATGAGCAGAAACAAACTACAGAAATTAACCTTTCGTCCAAACCTCCTGTGGCAGAGACTGCAACCTGTCCCCTAATTATTCACTCCCCCACTTTTTTAGTTATAGAATCTTCTCTGTTTTAACAGGTCAGCCTCCTTTGTGCCTAGGTGCAGTCATATGATGAAGTTTTGGCCAAGAGATGCAGGTAGAAGGAATAGAAACAgtttctaaattctattttataaggAAGCTGCCTGCcgcttccctcttctttcttcctggcaGCTGGAGGTGAGCCAGCTCACCTATGCAGATGAGAACACATCTTAGAAGGAAcccaggggcaactgggtggctcagttggttgagcacctgattcttgattttggctcaggtcatggtctcactgttgaTGCGTTCAAGCGCTGTGCCAGGCTCGGCGCTGACAGGgcagattctctctgtccctcccctgcttatgtgcatgctctctttcaaaataaataaacaaataagaaccCAGGCTTGTGGATCACTTCATGGAGAAGAGGTACCCACCCTTCTTTAGTGTAGCTACCTATGGaacaatgctttaaaaagaaatacaccttCTTGTTTGAGTCACTCCATTTTGGGGCCTATTTGTTATAGCAACTTCACCTGCACCCTTACTAACAGAGGTCCCTTGAAGCTAGTCCTTCACAAATTCAAAATATTACAAAGTGATTTACTTACTTACATTTTCAAGTTGACCCCGTATAAATGCCAAGTTGGCCATCTGAAAGCAAATTAcaaattgttttcagtttagaGCACTGTGTTCTACTTATTTCAAAACCTTTCAGCTAATGACTCCCTTTTGCTTTCACactctaaattaaaaaacagttcAAAGAGAAAGGTTTGTCACTAATCTGCTAACATCAAAGTATAGCAATAGTGTGAGTGCAAATAGCTGCCCAATCTTTGTTGATGACAAACTAAATCTAGATCCATTCatcaatgaagaaacaaatacTAATATTTAATCTTCGGTCTAGGATTTAGACTTCGTATAAGTGACACCCCAAGGGTAATAACATTTGAAACCGAAAGAAAacttagtaaaaacaaaaaccaaagagcTTTACAACATCCTGAAGGGCAGGAGTGTAAATCAGGCCAGCTAGCAACCCTTCTCTTGGATCCGCCCTTCGTCGTCAGTGGCTCAGACTGGTTAGAAGAGTTACCAAATCATAAGTGTAAGTGATGGCCTTCCTGTTATCGCTCTGATAGGCAAGACGAAGAGCGTCATGTAAAATTAGCTCAGCCTCTTCTGGCTCATCTTTCATGATGCtcaactgaaaagagaaaacaaagaaaataacagaaaatgaaaggtAAAGAAGGCAGATGTACGCACTACCAGACAGAAGTGGATATGGCTATACGTCCCAACACACAGGAGAAAGCTAGTCATTCAATTcgccaaatatttattgaactccaGCTACACACCAGGATGTATATCTACAATGGTGACAGCGGTCAGCTTCTCTTGCAGCTATGTGCAGCTACACGACAAAGATTTGGCCAACAGATGCAGACAGCAGGAATGTGAGCAATTTTATAAGGAATGTCATCATATTTTATAAGGAAGCTGCTGGCCCtacatctttttcttctcttcctacagGCTGGAAGCCACTTGTGGAACCAATAAGCTTAATTACAACTAATGATAAAAACTACGAAGAATAGTAAAGGGAAGGAACAGTAAGCGGTCTCCTCTAAATGAGAGCCAGAGAAGCCTTCCAAGGAAGCGACAGTTaaactgaggcaggaaggagtCAACCAGGAATCATGGGGAAAAGTTACGGGGGAAAATGACCCACAGAGCAGGGGATGAACAAAGGCTCTAGAGGCTGAAGAGAATGGTCTTCAAGAACCATTCAAGAAACGAAAGGAAACAGATGTGAAGGGAAAAGGATGAGCCAGGGGATTATTGCCAAATTGGTGGGAAGGCAGGGTGGCATAGGTCATGCAAGGTCTTGCAGGCCATGGTAAGGAGCTTGGATTTCATCACGAATGCAGTGGGAAGTCACTCAAAAGAGGTAATATGAcccagtttacattttttaaacaaggtaTTCTGACTGCTGCATGGAGAGCAGACTGCAAGGGAGAGGCGGGCAACAGGGCGGGCAAAACTACCGGACGGCAGACTGTGGCAATGAGGCCAGCGTGATACCAGAGGAGATAGAGAAAAGGGAcagatttcagaaatattttagatttcGGGGGCAACAGGATTTGCAGCTGGGCTGTAAGTGTACCAAGGGGCGGTGGTAAGGTACTGTGAGTTTTAACAATGACGAGGTTTCCAGGCTGAAAAACAGGGTAGGTGTGAGCAAAGAGAAGACGGTGAAGGACTGTGCAAGGGAGGCCACTAGGATCAAGAGTCTAGCTCCGGGCACGTTAAGTCTGAGAGGTAGGTGAGCCTTCAAAGTGGAGACGGGATGTCGGTAGCACACTGCGGTACACGAATACAAATTCAGACGTCGTGAGCCTCGAGGCGGTAGGGAGCCCAATGGTGGAGAGGAGCTAAcctgaggagaaaacaggaaggaatgtggagaaacggaagaCATGAGAAAGATCGGGACCAAACCGTGCACACCGAACACTGAGGTGCGTTTTCAGGACGCTACATACGTGCGCAATTCTCTATGCCAGTCCTTTCGGCCTGGCTGGCTCcctgataaaaaaaacaaaaaaacaaacaaacaaacaaacaaaaaaaaacaactacaaaaacatTTCCGCTAATTTTGCTTGGATAAAAGCGCGATGCCTCTGGTGCCATCTCCATCTGCACCGGAGACTGCAGCGGTCTGACAAGCCTGGACGGACGccaaccccgccccccactcccagccATGACCCATCGAATTCCGGGCAATTCTACCCTCGGAGCCTCCATCCGGCCTGCGGGAGTCGGAGCGCGCACCGCGCACCCACAAAGCCAACAACAGGCCTCGTTCACAAAGGCCGCCTCACCTTGGCTCGCTTCAGCAGCTGAATGATCTCGGCCTCGGTCTCGTCCACCGCGCCCTCGGCGGCGGCCCCGCCCGCTCCCtgccgctcctcctcctcctcctctgccgcAGCGGGCCTCGAGAACCAGGCGAGCGCTGCAGGAAGGGGCTCTGAGGTCACCGGGCCCGGCCTGCGCCCCGGTCCCCGCCCGGCCGGCCCCGCCCGGCCCGCGCCCCTCACCTGCCAGCAGCGGCAGCAGGCCCGGGCCCCGGCCGCGCGGCGGGACTCGGGATGCCGGCACCCCCACCTCAGGCGCGCGGCCTCCTGCCGGCCCCAGGAGCAGGCGCGCCGAGCAGTCCCGGCACCGCCGCCCCGCGGCCCGCAGGAGGCCTCGGCCCAGACTCGGGCTCAGCAGCCGGTACATGCTCGCGCGGCGTCCTCGGCGCACTGCAGGCCAAGCCGGACCCAGGCCGTCCCGCCCCCAGTGCCGAGCGCCCGTCGGATTGGCCCGACCGTGAGGCAGGAGGAGGCGTCGTCGTGGCCGCCCGCATGCGCGTGACGCACGCCGACGTCACTGCgcctcgccccgcccccggccggcgGCGGGAATCTTCCCCGGACGCTTTCCTGACGGAGCGTCGCGCCTTCTGGGCTCTCCTAGGAGGCCATAGTTTATGACGCCATGGCCGCCGCCTTGGCTGGACTCACGTTGCCCGCTGTCGTGGAGGAGCTCCTGAGTGAGATGGCCGCGGCGGTGCAGGAGAACGCGCGAAGTACGGGCCGGAGGGCGTGCGTAGCTGCGTTGCGGGCGGTGGACCTGGCAGGACGGGGCGGGGAGGCGAGAGGCGGAGTTCCCTGGGCCTGCGGGGCGCCGGGTtggggccccgcccccgcccccgcgctcCATGCCCTGGTCTCTGGGTTCTTTATTCCGTCTGGTTCTATTACCAAGCCCCAGTTCgtaaaagataaatagaaaagaaaggaaggaaaagaagatctAAATTTGTTCAGGGAGCAGCGCAGTGGTTCCCTGCAGGCCAGGGGGGCTGTAGGAACAGAAGTGCTGAGCGCTGTCCCGAAACCCTTCACAAGGGGCATCGGGCTGGGACAGCGGAGGGCACGGGAGTCTGCAGGGACGTTCGGAAAGGTGGGGTTCTGAATTACTCAACTTGCCTGTGGTATCCCCGCCCCTaaaatcttaaattaattttaaagttaatccTCTTGTACCCTGCGTGCACCAAATATTTTAGAGCCACAAAACCCAAATGCATACGCAATAACTGGAATTAATCGGGGTCTTGTGAAAGcaccttttatttctctgaccAGCAGAGGATGCTCTGTGACTATGCTTACCAAATCACCGAGGTGATCTCAAGATGTGTTCTCAGCATAGTAGTATTAAGACGATAATTCTAATGAAAATGCATTGACAAATTAGAATTATTTAACCAGTGTAAAAAGAGTCACTTAATAGTAGTTCAGGACTCAAAACTGCCACTGCTTATTCACTTGggtggcttttgttttatttttttttattttttatttattttttttaacgtttatttattttttgagatagagacagagcatgaatgggggaggggcagagagagagggagacacagaatctgaagcaggctccaggctctgagccatcagcccagagcccgacgcggggctcgaactcacggacctcgagatcgtgacctgagctgaagtcggacgctcaaccgactgcgccacccaggcgccccgggtggcttttgttttaaaaggactgcacttttggggcgcctgtgtggctcatttggtgaagcatgggattcttgattttggctagggtTGATTTCCtggttttgtgagatcaagcccagagtcaggctctgcgttgacagtgtggagcctgcttgggattgtctctctcctgtcCGCCCCTCCCgcctcaaattaaataaacttaaaaaaaaaaaaaaaaaaggattggacTCCGAAAGGGTTTGTCTTGAGTTCCTGCTTTTAAAGGGTTGAGAAAAGTAAGCTGTGCTAACACAAACATAGTATATTCCCTTAAAAGGTTAGGCCAGCCAGGTATTCAAACATGTTCAAATCCCCCcaaaaaatggggagaaaaaccAATCTGTTAGCTCAAACAGTGGTTGCAAAAAGCGGGTCTGTCTGAATGGGTTAATCTATACACAGTGACACTCTTGGAGAAGGCCCAATAGGTGCCCCTGATGCTCATGGCTGAGACCGAGGACCCACTGCCATTGATTCATGTTTATTTCCAGCAGAACCTTTTTCtgctatttcaaaatatttgtccCAGATAGTAATACACTCTTCCTGATCTGTATCCTTCAATGATAATTTTTTTGGATCAAGATTTGAGTTTACACTTGTATGATGATGGGATATGTATCACATTTGGGCCAGTAGGAAGCTATTATTTGTCCTTTCCTGtgtaactttttgttttccttggaatTACAGCtgtttttctatgtatttatccCCAGTTCAACCTCAAACTCTTTACCATTGTTCTAAATGTCTGCTCAAGATGTTCAGATAAGTGAGATGTTCTATCAATTTCATTTTCCTATAGAAATCTCTCCTAGAGCTTAGAGTTGATCGAACATGAGCTGACTGCTCTCCTGGATATCTCCTGAGATCTTCCTTCACCATTTTTATCCTAGGAATTCTCTTACCTATGTTGAGCTGTGTGTGTAGTGTATCTACAATGTTCTTTTTCTGGGTTTACTATCTTATAGAGCACATACACTAGTAGCTTCGTGAAGAAGAACACATGAGGTGTACTTTTTGAACCCTTACATgtctgaaaagtttttttttctttttttttttaatgtttatttatttttgagagagacagagcacacgtgggggaggggcagagagaggagacatagaatccgaagcaggctccaggcgctgagctgtcagcacagagctcgaactcctgaactgtgaaatcataacctgagctgaaatcagagtcggacacttgactgagccacctaggagcccctaaaatttactttaagagagTCTTTATTActttagccccccccccccccccccccccccgcttcatCCCTACCTGTAAAACTACCCAGTGCTACTAATTTCTGAGGATTTTAGGGGGAAGAGGGTACGTTATTGTTTGGTTTTCTCCATTGCTAGCTTCGGATTCAGTTTCCTCAGGTCTTGTGAATTATTTTCCAGTGTATCTTAGCAgttgtctctccctgtcctttcaTCCCTGGgagtttatgtttaaaaaaaaaaaaaaaaaaaaaaaaatccttgtgttATTGTTTATTGGGGTGtttggaagaagtaaaattagatGCATAGACTTAATCACCATCTTACACAAAAACCTTTTTGGTTACAGTCTTTTAAAGGTTTTTGCGCCTGTGGGGTCACTGGTTTAACATGATTAACTCTCTTTCCATTCTTGTTTTACAGTTCCTGATGAGCATTTATCATTGTAAGTATGTATcctgttgtaatttttttttttaaaaaccatttttttttaagtttatttaatttgacaGAAAgaatgtgtgcatgagcaggggaggagcagagagagggagagagagaatccctagcaggctctgcactgtcagcccagagtccgacgcagggcttgatctcacaaattgagatcgtgacctgagccaaatcgagagtcggatactcaaccgactaagccacccaggcacccccattaatgttttaaaagtcagatCCTTTCAACATCAactattgacttttaaaaatacccttACTAAACTGAGAACAATGTTTTCTTGACAGGATTGTTAAAAATCTGTCCAATAGCCAATACCACATTTGACAGTACAGGGCATTCTTGTGTTGTcttatttgtcatttttgtttaacATTGTTCTAGAAGTTGTAGCTGTTAGCCTAacacctgaaaaagaaattagaggcATACCTATTTGTAAGAAAAGACAGCTAtcattatttgtagatgatacaactttttaaaaaccaagagaaTAAAGTTTTTgtattacagaaattaaaaattgttttccttcacGTACAAAGTtcaaaaatataactattttcaAATAGCAACAAAAAGGTGAAAGCTACCTAGGAATAAGTGACATTTAATTGTATACGcatatgtacacatttatttagagagaatgagagagagtgggggggggcggtgcacagggagagggagagagagagaatctaaagcaggctccatgcctaatgcagagcctgatgcagggttcagtctcacaaccatgagatcatgatctgagctgaaatcaagagtcggactcttaaccaaccgagccacccaggcaccccagtatgcTTATATTTTAAAGGTCTAGAAAGATATATACCAACCTGTACCAGTGGCTTtcttagaggaaagaaaagagatagaaTTTAGGTTTAGAAaaggttttaacattttctctattaAATTTTTTACAGAGAttatgtattagaaaaaaattacttttaaaacaaaatagggaaataataaaaatgtaaattagccAAAAATTTTGGGGAAAAGGGTTAATATTACTAGTGATcataaatatgcaaattaaaataatgacacaACTTTCCATCTATAAAACTGGCTACCACAGAAAAGATGCTGGTAAGAATGTCCTAGATGTTGGCAACAGCATGGAGAAAAGGGTAATTGATACCCTGCTGGTAGGAGTGTAAATTGGAAAGTAATCTGGCAACAGGTTATAAGAgctttaaaacatacatattctTTGGCTTACAAATTCCACTGAAAAGAATGTATCCCAAGGAGGTAATCATGAATGTTCATAAAGATTTTACAGTGAGCATATTCACCCAGTATTGCTTATagtagcaaaagcaaaaacaaaaaaccacctgGAAACAATCTAGTTATTCACATTAGATTTAATAAACCCTAATTATCCAAAAATGGAGTTTGGGGAAAAGTAAAGTAATTCATCTTTATAATGGAATTCTTTGTAACTATTAAGAGTGATATAAAAAATACTGCATTGAAGAGGTATTCACAATAAAGTTACAAAAGCAGGTTTaaaaattcttgtttatttttaaagttaactgtGATTAATAAAGTTAtgaccaaattttatttatttttctttgtccatAGATAATCTTCATatgtttaatgtaaaaaatttaaaactcttccCATTCAAATGGTTTGTTGTGTAAAGAGACTGGTTTGTTGGGAAATTAAGAAGTTGAACATGTTAATTTTGAATACTTAGTAGCTCTGTCTTTATGTTTTGTGTCAGATCTTATGAGttctttaaaacattaacttTCCCATTTTAGTTCAACCAGGCCactttattttccagtttataAAAGTAACTCCTACCCgtaaaaaaatgttattggaaaataaaacatgaaaaatgtcaaCAATCATACCACCCAGTGATAATCACTGTTACAGTTGGgtttattgcctttttatttaaattaaatgttttattttgagataattgtgaattttattaagaaaaaaatttttagcatGATTGAGAGTTTCTAAATAACCAATTTTGTGCCCAGCCTTTCTCACTTAACACAAGAATTTTTTCACATaccaaatttttttctgatagatCATTTAACAGATGGTTAGCCTTTACTACTAatgcaaaaaataacaaattaacacCCACCAAAGGGGTTATGAAGAACTGacaaggggggcacctggggggctcagttggttaagcgtccgacttcagttcaggtcatgatctcacggtttgcgggttcacagattctgtgtctccctctctctctgcccctcccccactcacactctgtctcaaagataaataaaatttttttttaaaaaaagaaagaaaaactctgacAATACTGGTATTGGTTAGGATGTGGGAAAATAGAACTCTTAAACAATGCTAGTGGGGCTGCGCTgtttccactgtggaaaactatTGGCAACACCTATTAAAGTTGAAAAATGCACACATCCTAAGGCTCAGCAATTCTACTTATATAACCAGGAAGAACTAAGGGACATATACAGGGATAATTgagtattatttataatgtgaAATAGAAATGATCAGAATGCCTGTCAATAGggtacttaaaaaaacaagatgcatgtacatacaatggtatattattcaaaagttaaattaaaaaatatatattgaggtgc from Panthera leo isolate Ple1 chromosome E1, P.leo_Ple1_pat1.1, whole genome shotgun sequence carries:
- the TTC19 gene encoding tetratricopeptide repeat protein 19, mitochondrial, coding for MYRLLSPSLGRGLLRAAGRRCRDCSARLLLGPAGGRAPEVGVPASRVPPRGRGPGLLPLLAALAWFSRPAAAEEEEEERQGAGGAAAEGAVDETEAEIIQLLKRAKLSIMKDEPEEAELILHDALRLAYQSDNRKAITYTYDLMANLAFIRGQLENAEKLFKATMSYLLGGGMQQEDNAIIEISLKLASIYAAQNRQEFALAGYEFCISTLEEKIEREKELAEDILSVEEKANTHLLLGMCLDTYARYLLFSKQPAQAQRMYEKALQISEEILGERHPQPTSSPLVTLGAVCRFSPAEVDVLPPRRLAP